In one Stenotrophomonas maltophilia genomic region, the following are encoded:
- the lpxD gene encoding UDP-3-O-(3-hydroxymyristoyl)glucosamine N-acyltransferase has product MNTPSYTAQQLAEQFGLQVHGDPATAIHGVATLAHAGPGQLTFLANPRYRTQLADSQASLVVLRADDAEAAPGAALVAKDPYTTFAKIAALFDIAPTRPPGIHPSAVIDPTAQVAASAHIGPFVSIGARSVVGENCIIGTGSVIGEDCSLDNGCELIARVTLVTRVRLGKRVRVHPGAVLGADGFGLAMDAGRWIKVPQLGGVRIGDDCEIGANTCVDRGALEDTVLDEDVRLDNLVQIAHNVQIGAHSAIAGCTGIAGSAKIGRYCLLGGHVGVVGHLEICDKVVITGKSVVRNSIHEPGEYSSGTPLTDNRTWRKNAARFKQLDTLARRILAVSKEKE; this is encoded by the coding sequence GTGAATACTCCCTCCTACACCGCCCAGCAACTCGCCGAGCAGTTCGGCCTGCAGGTCCATGGCGACCCCGCCACCGCCATCCATGGCGTGGCCACCCTCGCCCATGCCGGCCCAGGCCAGCTGACCTTCCTCGCCAATCCGCGCTATCGCACCCAGCTGGCCGACAGCCAGGCCTCGCTGGTGGTACTGCGTGCCGACGATGCCGAGGCGGCTCCCGGCGCCGCGCTCGTGGCCAAGGACCCGTACACCACCTTCGCCAAGATCGCCGCGCTGTTCGACATCGCACCGACGCGCCCGCCGGGCATCCATCCCAGCGCCGTCATCGATCCCACTGCCCAGGTCGCAGCCAGCGCCCATATCGGTCCGTTCGTGTCCATCGGCGCCCGCAGCGTGGTCGGCGAGAACTGCATCATCGGCACCGGCAGCGTGATCGGCGAGGATTGCAGCCTGGACAACGGCTGCGAACTGATTGCGCGGGTCACCCTGGTCACCCGCGTCCGGCTGGGCAAGCGTGTGCGCGTCCACCCCGGCGCCGTGCTCGGCGCCGATGGCTTCGGCCTGGCGATGGACGCGGGCAGGTGGATCAAGGTGCCGCAGCTTGGCGGCGTGCGCATCGGCGACGACTGCGAAATCGGCGCCAACACCTGCGTGGACCGCGGCGCGCTGGAAGACACCGTGCTGGACGAAGACGTGCGCCTGGACAACCTGGTGCAGATCGCACACAACGTGCAGATCGGCGCGCACTCGGCCATCGCTGGCTGCACCGGCATTGCCGGCAGCGCCAAGATCGGACGTTACTGCCTGCTCGGCGGCCACGTAGGCGTGGTCGGCCACCTGGAGATCTGCGACAAGGTCGTGATCACCGGCAAATCGGTGGTGCGCAACTCCATCCATGAGCCGGGCGAGTATTCGTCCGGCACCCCGTTGACCGACAACCGCACGTGGCGCAAGAACGCCGCGCGCTTCAAGCAGCTCGATACGCTGGCCCGGCGCATCCTGGCTGTGAGCAAGGAGAAAGAATGA
- the bamA gene encoding outer membrane protein assembly factor BamA: MTRLPNRRLLALALAAVTGAPALAQAAEPFTVSDIRVDGLQRISSGTVFTYLPVERGETVTDSKVGETIRALYKTGFFEDVQLDRQGNILVVTVKERPAINKLTVTGNKDIKSDQLLKGLSDIGLTEGGTFDRLSLDRVTQELRRQYNDRGKYNVEITPTVSPLDRNRVDIAIAIKEGKAAKIRHVNLVGTEKYDSKDILETWESKEHNWASWYRRDDQYSKEKLSGDLEKLNSWYLDRGYVDFSIDSTQVSISPDKRDMFLTAGVTEGEQYKISEIKVSGDTILPQEDVERMVIQKSGDTFSRALLEFSSDTITNSLSNIGYAFAKVNPIPTTNRADQTVAINMQVVPGPRVSVRRIVFRGNTRTSDEVMRREMRQFENSWYSQAAIDRSKIRLQRLGYFESVDVETPAVSGSNDQVDVVYNVKETTSGSFVFGLGYSQSYGMTTSVQLSQNNFLGGGNRVSVEASRSSYLQRYGFSYTNPYFTDDGVSLGYNLSWRELDYSDFNTAQYNSTNGAAQVVFGVPLTETDSVSLMFGIDSNQISTYQNATPQSIIDYINAVGRRTFHAWRTELGWARDSRNDYFMPTRGTYQRIGLETTLPGSTVEYYKLNYQISKYWPIMPSLVINTRAEIGYGDSYGKDTSRDLCYTEPTAANPNPVQTVNCNPNSPDYVKTVTASGLPFYENFYAGGTNSVRGFEDNTLGPREITPGYPDGQPLGGSVKTVGSVEAYFPRLFDSPSARVSAFVDFGNVYNGTKNFKANELRVSTGVALLWRAPVGPISISYAFPLKKEDDDKIERLQFTFGGQF, from the coding sequence ATGACGCGACTCCCCAATCGCCGCCTGCTGGCCCTCGCCCTCGCCGCCGTCACCGGCGCTCCCGCCCTGGCCCAGGCAGCCGAGCCCTTCACTGTCAGCGATATCCGCGTCGACGGCCTGCAGCGCATCAGCTCGGGTACGGTATTCACCTACCTGCCGGTGGAGCGTGGCGAGACGGTCACCGACAGCAAGGTCGGCGAAACCATCCGCGCCCTGTACAAGACCGGCTTCTTTGAGGACGTGCAGCTGGACCGCCAGGGCAACATCCTGGTGGTGACGGTCAAGGAACGCCCGGCGATCAACAAGCTGACCGTGACCGGCAACAAGGACATCAAGTCCGACCAGCTGCTGAAGGGCCTGTCCGACATCGGCCTGACCGAAGGTGGCACGTTCGATCGCCTGAGCCTGGACCGCGTGACCCAGGAACTGCGCCGCCAGTACAACGACCGCGGCAAGTACAACGTCGAGATCACCCCGACGGTGAGCCCGCTGGACCGCAACCGTGTGGACATCGCCATCGCGATCAAGGAAGGCAAGGCGGCCAAGATCCGCCATGTCAACCTGGTCGGCACCGAGAAGTACGACAGCAAGGACATCCTGGAAACCTGGGAATCCAAGGAGCACAACTGGGCCTCGTGGTACCGCCGCGATGACCAGTACTCCAAGGAGAAGCTGTCCGGCGACCTGGAAAAGCTGAACTCGTGGTACCTCGACCGTGGCTACGTCGACTTCAGCATCGACTCCACCCAGGTGTCGATCAGCCCCGACAAGCGCGACATGTTCCTCACCGCCGGCGTGACCGAGGGTGAGCAGTACAAGATCTCCGAGATCAAGGTCAGCGGCGACACCATCCTCCCGCAGGAGGACGTGGAGCGCATGGTGATCCAGAAGTCCGGCGACACCTTCTCGCGGGCGCTGCTGGAATTCAGCTCGGACACGATCACCAACTCGCTGTCCAACATCGGCTACGCGTTCGCCAAGGTGAACCCGATCCCGACCACCAACCGTGCTGACCAGACCGTTGCCATCAACATGCAGGTGGTGCCGGGCCCACGCGTGTCGGTGCGTCGTATCGTCTTCCGCGGCAATACCCGCACCTCCGACGAGGTGATGCGTCGCGAAATGCGCCAGTTCGAGAACAGCTGGTACTCGCAGGCCGCGATCGACCGCTCCAAGATCCGCCTGCAGCGCCTGGGCTATTTCGAATCGGTGGATGTGGAAACCCCGGCCGTCAGCGGCAGCAACGACCAGGTCGACGTCGTCTACAACGTCAAGGAAACCACCTCCGGCAGCTTCGTGTTCGGCCTGGGCTACTCGCAGTCCTACGGCATGACCACTTCCGTGCAGCTGTCGCAGAACAACTTCCTCGGCGGCGGCAACCGCGTGTCGGTGGAAGCCTCGCGCAGCAGCTACCTGCAGCGCTATGGCTTCAGCTACACCAACCCGTACTTCACCGATGACGGCGTGTCGCTGGGCTACAACCTGTCCTGGCGCGAACTGGACTACTCCGACTTCAACACCGCGCAGTACAACAGCACCAACGGTGCCGCGCAGGTGGTGTTCGGCGTGCCGCTGACCGAAACCGACTCGGTCTCGCTGATGTTCGGCATCGACAGCAACCAGATCTCGACGTACCAGAACGCGACGCCGCAATCGATCATCGACTACATCAACGCCGTCGGCCGCCGCACCTTCCATGCCTGGCGCACCGAGCTCGGCTGGGCACGCGACTCGCGCAACGACTACTTCATGCCGACCCGCGGTACCTACCAGCGCATCGGCCTGGAGACCACGCTGCCGGGTTCGACCGTCGAGTACTACAAGCTGAACTACCAGATCTCCAAGTACTGGCCGATCATGCCGTCGCTGGTGATCAACACGCGCGCGGAAATCGGCTACGGCGACAGCTACGGCAAGGACACCTCGCGTGATCTCTGCTACACCGAGCCGACCGCGGCCAACCCGAACCCGGTGCAGACCGTGAACTGCAACCCGAACTCGCCGGACTACGTGAAGACGGTGACCGCCAGCGGCCTGCCGTTCTACGAGAACTTCTACGCCGGCGGTACCAACTCGGTGCGCGGCTTCGAGGACAATACGCTGGGCCCGCGCGAAATCACCCCGGGGTACCCGGACGGCCAGCCGCTGGGCGGCTCGGTGAAGACGGTCGGCTCGGTGGAAGCCTACTTCCCGCGCCTGTTCGACAGCCCCTCGGCGCGCGTGTCGGCCTTCGTCGACTTCGGCAACGTCTACAACGGCACCAAGAACTTCAAGGCCAACGAGCTGCGCGTGTCCACCGGTGTGGCCCTGCTGTGGCGTGCCCCGGTCGGTCCGATCTCGATCAGCTATGCGTTCCCGCTGAAGAAGGAAGACGACGACAAGATCGAGCGTCTGCAATTCACCTTCGGTGGGCAGTTCTAA
- the rseP gene encoding RIP metalloprotease RseP — MTDFIGSVWWMIVSLGLLVTFHELGHYWVGRLCGVKVLRFSVGFGRPLWSRRDRHGTEFAIAAIPLGGYVKFLDEREVEVHPQERGQAFNHKTVWQRIAIVAAGPVANLLLCILLLWAMFVIGKQDYSPTLGRTSGIAATAGLNSGDRVLRVDDRPVSTLGEASMALTAAAMDRRDVTLDVIDRSDQVHARTLPLSQLPAGFDERRVPILAGLYWQSWLQPALVDRLTPDSVVAGQLQPGDLIVAIDGQRIDSVDQVIGEIQALGRTGGPGMIEVLRGGERLALEVTPRQGKDGKGEPVWQIGVGFPTTYSPAYDTLLRYGPLDAVTVAVRETGRLAADSLGMMARIVTGKASLQNVSGPVTIARVANVSAKRGLDWFLQFLALLSLSLCIINLLPIPILDGGHLLYYLIELVKGSPLSERAIAAGQYIGLALLAGLMGLAFYNDILGLVPR, encoded by the coding sequence ATGACTGACTTCATCGGATCGGTCTGGTGGATGATTGTCAGCCTGGGGCTGCTGGTCACCTTCCACGAGCTCGGGCATTACTGGGTCGGCCGCCTGTGCGGAGTCAAGGTGCTGCGCTTCTCTGTCGGCTTTGGCCGGCCGCTGTGGTCGCGGCGCGACCGGCATGGAACCGAATTCGCCATTGCTGCGATTCCGCTGGGCGGCTATGTGAAATTCCTCGACGAGCGCGAAGTCGAGGTGCATCCGCAGGAACGCGGCCAGGCGTTCAACCACAAGACGGTCTGGCAGCGCATCGCCATCGTTGCTGCCGGGCCGGTCGCCAACCTGCTGCTGTGCATCCTGCTGCTGTGGGCGATGTTCGTGATCGGCAAGCAGGACTATTCGCCCACCCTCGGCCGCACCAGCGGCATCGCGGCGACGGCGGGGCTCAACAGTGGTGACCGCGTGCTGCGCGTGGACGACCGCCCGGTCAGCACCCTGGGCGAGGCCAGCATGGCCCTGACCGCGGCAGCGATGGACCGTCGTGATGTCACGCTGGACGTGATCGACCGCAGCGATCAGGTGCATGCCCGTACCCTGCCGCTGTCGCAGCTGCCGGCAGGCTTCGATGAACGGCGGGTGCCGATCCTGGCGGGCCTGTACTGGCAGTCATGGCTGCAGCCCGCCCTGGTCGACAGGCTCACACCGGATTCCGTTGTTGCGGGCCAGCTGCAGCCGGGCGACCTCATCGTGGCCATCGACGGGCAGCGCATTGACAGCGTCGACCAGGTGATCGGCGAAATCCAGGCCCTGGGCCGCACCGGCGGCCCCGGCATGATCGAAGTCCTGCGTGGCGGCGAGCGGCTGGCACTGGAAGTGACTCCGCGCCAGGGCAAGGACGGCAAGGGCGAGCCGGTCTGGCAGATCGGCGTCGGTTTCCCCACCACCTACAGCCCGGCCTACGACACCCTGCTGCGTTACGGGCCCCTGGACGCGGTCACCGTGGCGGTGCGTGAAACCGGCCGGCTGGCCGCCGACTCGCTGGGCATGATGGCCCGCATCGTGACCGGCAAGGCCTCGCTGCAGAACGTTTCCGGCCCGGTCACCATCGCCCGTGTGGCCAATGTATCGGCCAAACGTGGGCTCGACTGGTTCCTGCAGTTCCTCGCGCTGCTGTCGCTGAGCCTGTGCATCATCAATCTGCTGCCGATCCCGATCTTGGACGGCGGCCACCTGCTGTATTACCTTATCGAGTTGGTCAAGGGCAGCCCGCTGAGCGAGCGTGCCATCGCCGCCGGCCAATACATCGGCCTGGCGTTGCTGGCCGGGCTGATGGGGTTGGCGTTCTACAACGACATCCTCGGCCTGGTCCCGCGATGA
- the dxr gene encoding 1-deoxy-D-xylulose-5-phosphate reductoisomerase — translation MHAAADLRRVAVFGATGSIGASTLDVIARHPQRYRATVLAAGRQVQALLALCRQHQPLHAVIADEALYPALRDGLREAGLATQAHAGQAALDQLAASDACDTVVAAIVGAAGLSSTLAAAAAGKRILLANKESLVLAGELLTRTAERAGAEIIPIDSEHSAIFQCLRSRDASLEGAGVRRILLTASGGPFRGRSRAELAQVTPAQAVAHPKWSMGPKISVDSATLMNKGLEVIEAHHLFAVPGERIEVLVHPQSLVHSLVEFVDGSTLAQMGLPDMRTTLAVGLGWPQRIASGVAGLDLLAQGRLDFEAPDTEAFPCLALAWQAMRAGGTAPAMLNAANEEGVSAFLQGRIGFLTIPALVANALSTLPTEPADTLEVLLSADQRARLLTLNAIDAA, via the coding sequence ATGCATGCAGCAGCAGACCTGCGCCGGGTCGCCGTGTTCGGCGCCACCGGATCGATCGGTGCCTCCACCCTGGATGTGATCGCGCGCCATCCGCAGCGCTACCGGGCCACCGTGCTTGCCGCCGGCCGCCAGGTGCAGGCGCTGCTTGCGCTGTGCCGCCAGCATCAGCCCCTGCACGCGGTGATCGCCGACGAGGCCCTGTACCCTGCGCTGCGCGACGGTCTGCGCGAGGCCGGCCTGGCGACCCAGGCCCACGCCGGCCAGGCAGCGCTGGACCAGCTGGCCGCCAGTGACGCCTGCGACACCGTGGTGGCCGCCATCGTCGGCGCGGCAGGGCTGTCCTCGACCCTGGCCGCCGCCGCCGCGGGCAAGCGCATCCTGCTGGCGAACAAGGAATCACTGGTACTGGCGGGCGAACTGCTGACCCGTACCGCCGAACGTGCCGGGGCCGAGATCATCCCGATCGACAGCGAGCACAGCGCCATCTTCCAGTGCCTGCGCTCGCGCGACGCCAGCCTCGAAGGCGCCGGGGTGCGCCGGATCCTGCTCACCGCCTCCGGTGGCCCGTTCCGTGGCCGCAGCCGCGCCGAACTGGCGCAGGTCACCCCGGCCCAGGCCGTGGCCCACCCGAAGTGGTCGATGGGGCCGAAGATCTCGGTCGATTCCGCGACCCTGATGAACAAGGGCCTGGAAGTGATCGAGGCCCACCACCTGTTCGCCGTGCCGGGTGAACGCATCGAGGTGCTGGTCCATCCGCAGAGCCTGGTCCATTCGCTGGTCGAATTCGTCGACGGCTCGACCCTGGCGCAGATGGGCCTGCCGGACATGCGCACCACCCTGGCCGTTGGCCTGGGCTGGCCGCAACGCATCGCCTCGGGCGTGGCCGGGCTGGATCTGCTGGCGCAGGGTCGGCTGGATTTCGAGGCGCCCGATACCGAGGCCTTCCCCTGCCTGGCGCTGGCCTGGCAGGCGATGCGCGCCGGTGGCACCGCCCCGGCGATGCTGAACGCCGCCAACGAAGAGGGCGTTTCAGCGTTTCTTCAGGGCCGGATCGGTTTCCTGACCATCCCGGCGCTGGTTGCTAACGCTCTTTCAACACTGCCGACCGAGCCAGCCGATACACTGGAGGTCCTGTTGTCCGCCGACCAGCGCGCACGCCTGCTGACCCTGAACGCCATCGACGCCGCCTGA
- a CDS encoding phosphatidate cytidylyltransferase codes for MTKTRVLAALIMAPVAIAAILLLPTQWLAAAAAAVLLIGLWEWLKLADVEDTLARTVLLVLNLLLMVLLVWADGSTLVLFQITTLVGVAWWLAALVWLRFFNFGAQPGSPARILKLLAGTLAIVPAWAALVLIHAGGDPPGQQGHLWLLAALALVWAADSGAYFAGRRFGRHKLAPRISPNKTWEGLVGGLLAGVAVAVGLGWLAGIDLAHLPGLLITSVVAVLASVLGDLFESLIKRHAGAKDSGNLIPGHGGVLDRVDGVLAAVPVFALGKEIFGF; via the coding sequence ATGACCAAGACCCGAGTCCTCGCCGCGCTGATCATGGCGCCGGTCGCCATTGCCGCGATCCTGCTGCTGCCGACGCAATGGCTGGCCGCCGCGGCCGCCGCCGTCCTGCTGATCGGCCTGTGGGAATGGCTGAAGCTGGCCGACGTCGAAGACACCCTGGCGCGCACCGTGCTGCTGGTATTGAACCTGCTGCTGATGGTGCTGCTGGTGTGGGCCGACGGCAGTACCCTGGTGCTGTTCCAGATCACCACGCTGGTCGGCGTCGCCTGGTGGCTGGCGGCGCTGGTCTGGCTGCGCTTCTTCAACTTCGGTGCACAGCCGGGCAGCCCCGCGCGCATCCTCAAGCTGCTGGCCGGCACACTGGCCATCGTGCCGGCCTGGGCCGCACTGGTGCTGATCCACGCCGGCGGCGACCCGCCCGGCCAGCAGGGGCATCTGTGGCTGCTGGCCGCGCTGGCGCTGGTCTGGGCCGCCGATTCGGGCGCCTACTTTGCCGGCCGCCGCTTCGGCAGGCACAAGCTGGCCCCGCGCATCAGCCCGAACAAGACCTGGGAAGGCCTGGTCGGCGGCCTGCTGGCCGGCGTGGCCGTGGCCGTCGGCCTGGGCTGGCTGGCCGGTATCGACCTGGCCCACCTGCCGGGCCTGCTGATCACGTCCGTGGTCGCCGTGCTGGCCTCGGTGCTGGGCGATCTGTTTGAGAGCCTGATCAAGCGCCATGCCGGTGCCAAGGACTCGGGCAACCTGATCCCGGGCCATGGTGGCGTGCTCGACCGTGTCGACGGCGTCCTGGCAGCCGTGCCGGTGTTCGCGCTGGGCAAGGAAATCTTCGGATTCTGA
- the uppS gene encoding polyprenyl diphosphate synthase, whose product MPSVPPPLPAALPRHVAIIMDGNGRWAQQRRRPRVIGHRAGARAVNRTIERCLELGIPALTLFAFSSENWGRPQDEVDALMKLFLGALDREVDELHRRGVRVRFIGERERFGASLVSRMQLAEQRTAGNTTLTLSIAASYGGRQDIARAARALAAEVAAGRLLPEQIDEALLGRQMALADLPAPDLFIRTGGDTRISNFLLWQLAYTELWFTEALWPDFDAAMLQQALDAYAGRERRFGLTSAQIAALATETSSP is encoded by the coding sequence ATGCCTTCAGTCCCGCCTCCCCTGCCGGCCGCCCTGCCCCGCCACGTCGCCATCATCATGGATGGCAACGGACGCTGGGCACAGCAGCGCCGCCGCCCGCGCGTGATCGGCCACCGTGCCGGCGCGCGCGCGGTCAACCGCACCATCGAGCGCTGCCTTGAACTGGGCATCCCGGCGCTGACCCTGTTCGCCTTCTCCAGCGAGAACTGGGGCCGGCCGCAGGACGAAGTCGATGCGTTGATGAAGCTGTTCCTGGGTGCGCTCGACCGCGAAGTGGACGAGCTGCACCGCCGCGGCGTGCGCGTGCGCTTCATCGGCGAGCGCGAGCGCTTCGGCGCCTCGCTGGTCAGCCGCATGCAGCTGGCCGAACAGCGCACCGCCGGCAACACCACGCTGACCCTGTCGATCGCCGCCAGCTATGGCGGCCGCCAGGACATCGCCCGCGCGGCGCGCGCACTGGCTGCCGAAGTGGCGGCCGGTCGCCTGCTGCCCGAACAGATCGACGAGGCGCTGCTGGGCCGGCAGATGGCCCTGGCCGACCTGCCGGCACCGGACCTGTTCATCCGCACCGGTGGCGACACCCGCATCAGCAATTTCCTGCTGTGGCAGCTGGCCTATACCGAGCTGTGGTTCACCGAGGCACTGTGGCCGGACTTCGACGCCGCGATGCTGCAACAGGCGCTGGATGCCTATGCGGGCCGTGAGCGCCGCTTCGGCCTGACCAGCGCCCAGATCGCCGCCCTGGCCACCGAGACGTCCAGCCCATGA
- the frr gene encoding ribosome recycling factor: MLNDIKNNAQTRMAKSIDALKHTLTSIRTGRATPALLDRVTVNAYGNASTPLNQVASISNADAHSLLVTPFDKSMIKEIEKGLYNAEFTPNTLGTAIRINMPPPTEERRKELVKQVQKEGEGAKIAIRNIRQDANKEIAKLVKDKAISEDEKKRGEDDIQKLTDSNIKDVDKVVADKEKELLSV; the protein is encoded by the coding sequence ATGCTCAACGACATCAAGAACAACGCGCAGACGCGCATGGCCAAGAGCATCGACGCTCTGAAGCACACCCTCACCTCGATCCGCACCGGGCGTGCTACTCCGGCCCTGCTGGACCGCGTCACCGTCAATGCCTACGGCAATGCCAGCACCCCGCTGAACCAGGTCGCCTCGATCTCCAACGCCGACGCCCACTCGCTGCTGGTCACGCCGTTCGACAAGAGCATGATCAAGGAGATCGAGAAGGGGCTGTACAACGCCGAGTTCACCCCGAATACGCTGGGCACCGCGATCCGCATCAACATGCCGCCGCCGACCGAAGAGCGCCGCAAGGAACTGGTCAAGCAGGTGCAGAAGGAAGGCGAAGGCGCCAAGATCGCGATCCGCAACATCCGTCAGGACGCGAACAAGGAAATCGCCAAGCTGGTCAAGGACAAGGCGATCAGCGAAGACGAGAAGAAGCGCGGCGAAGACGATATCCAGAAGCTGACCGACAGCAACATCAAGGATGTCGACAAGGTCGTCGCGGACAAGGAAAAGGAACTGTTGTCGGTCTGA
- the pyrH gene encoding UMP kinase, with protein sequence MSKLAYRRILLKLSGEALMGDEDYGIDPKVINRLAREVIEAQQAGAEVALVIGGGNIFRGAGLAAGGMDRVTGDQMGMLATVINALAMQDALEKLGAKARVMSAIKINDVCEDYIRRRAIRHLEKGRLVIFAAGVGSPFFTTDSGAALRAIEIGADLLLKATKVDGVYDKDPNKHSDAIRFDSLSYDEVIRRGLEVMDTAAFALARDSDLPMRVFDMGQPGELLKILSGENIGTLVQGRDPA encoded by the coding sequence ATGTCCAAGCTCGCCTATCGCCGCATCCTGCTGAAACTCTCCGGGGAGGCGCTGATGGGAGACGAGGACTACGGCATCGACCCGAAGGTCATCAACCGCCTGGCCCGTGAAGTGATCGAGGCCCAGCAGGCAGGGGCCGAAGTGGCACTGGTGATCGGCGGCGGCAACATCTTCCGCGGCGCCGGCCTCGCTGCCGGCGGCATGGACCGGGTCACCGGCGACCAGATGGGCATGCTGGCCACCGTCATCAACGCGCTGGCCATGCAGGACGCCCTGGAGAAGCTGGGCGCCAAGGCCCGCGTGATGAGCGCGATCAAGATCAACGACGTGTGCGAGGACTACATCCGCCGCCGCGCCATCCGTCACCTGGAAAAAGGCCGGCTGGTGATCTTCGCCGCCGGCGTCGGCAGCCCCTTCTTCACCACCGATTCCGGCGCAGCCCTGCGTGCCATCGAGATCGGTGCGGACCTGCTGCTCAAGGCCACCAAGGTCGATGGCGTGTACGACAAGGATCCGAACAAGCACAGCGACGCGATCCGCTTCGACAGCCTGAGCTACGACGAGGTGATCCGCCGCGGCCTGGAAGTGATGGACACCGCCGCCTTCGCACTGGCCCGCGACAGCGATCTGCCGATGCGGGTGTTCGACATGGGCCAGCCGGGCGAGCTGCTGAAGATCCTCAGCGGCGAGAACATCGGCACCCTGGTCCAGGGCCGCGACCCGGCCTGA
- a CDS encoding sensor domain-containing diguanylate cyclase codes for MPPELTAALALCRNLPSPPGIALRIIELAQDPEADIATAADIIAIDMALSARMLRIANSPLYASRRRIENLGQALTMLGLNATISLALGFTVTQGLTGSGADHDLRQRAWKRSILSALAASQLGQARGLRRLEELMLAGLLQDMGVLCLAQAEAERYLPLLREARDNLDLVARERNVLGCSHADVGAWVAEQWGLPRYLVESISHSEDEDAADSPFQACVQLSGAVADIWLDGDADAARERALQQVHDRLDLDSARFDQVLARISDALPDIASLFEAGLNSPARVHELIDHAQELATLRNLRELQDADQARRRADEFEARAKRLADQAHRDALTGVLNRRQLEAVLEQEFLRAGRHGWPLSVAFIDLDDFKKINDAHGHLTGDEVLRAFAGKLQGQLRNSDTVARFGGEEFVALLPNTSESVALEVIRRVLANIVATPMAELEGGPLFVTFSAGVATQGGYERFADVQDLLRAADDVLYRSKNLGRNRVIARSPGALGHDELSATAGLEAG; via the coding sequence ATGCCTCCCGAGCTGACAGCTGCCCTGGCGCTCTGCCGCAACCTTCCCTCGCCACCCGGTATTGCCCTGCGCATCATCGAACTGGCCCAGGATCCGGAAGCGGACATCGCCACCGCCGCCGACATCATCGCCATCGACATGGCGCTCAGCGCCCGCATGCTGCGCATCGCCAACTCGCCGCTGTATGCCAGCCGGCGGCGCATCGAGAATCTCGGCCAGGCACTGACCATGCTGGGCCTCAACGCCACCATCAGTCTGGCGCTGGGTTTCACGGTCACCCAGGGACTGACCGGAAGCGGTGCCGATCACGACCTGCGGCAGCGGGCCTGGAAGCGCAGCATCCTCAGTGCACTGGCTGCCAGCCAGCTTGGCCAGGCGCGCGGGCTGCGCCGCCTGGAAGAACTGATGCTGGCCGGACTGCTGCAGGACATGGGCGTGCTGTGCCTGGCCCAGGCCGAAGCCGAGCGCTACCTGCCCCTGCTGCGTGAAGCACGCGACAACCTCGACCTGGTTGCCCGCGAGCGCAACGTGCTGGGCTGCAGCCACGCCGATGTCGGCGCCTGGGTGGCCGAGCAGTGGGGCCTGCCGCGCTACCTGGTGGAGAGCATCAGCCACAGCGAAGACGAGGACGCCGCCGATTCGCCCTTCCAGGCGTGCGTGCAACTGTCCGGCGCGGTCGCCGACATCTGGCTGGACGGCGACGCCGACGCGGCCCGCGAACGGGCGCTGCAGCAGGTGCATGACCGCCTGGATCTGGACAGCGCCCGCTTCGACCAGGTCCTGGCCCGCATCAGCGATGCCCTGCCCGATATCGCCAGCCTGTTCGAAGCCGGCCTGAATTCTCCGGCGCGGGTGCACGAACTGATCGATCACGCACAGGAGCTGGCCACCCTGCGCAACCTGCGCGAACTGCAGGATGCCGACCAGGCACGGCGACGCGCCGATGAATTCGAGGCGCGCGCCAAGCGGCTGGCCGACCAGGCCCACCGTGACGCGCTGACCGGCGTACTCAACCGGCGCCAGCTGGAAGCGGTGCTGGAGCAGGAATTCCTGCGCGCCGGCCGGCATGGCTGGCCGCTTTCGGTGGCCTTCATCGACCTGGACGACTTCAAGAAGATCAACGACGCTCACGGTCATCTGACCGGCGACGAGGTGCTGCGCGCCTTCGCCGGCAAACTGCAGGGCCAGCTGCGCAACAGCGACACCGTCGCCCGCTTCGGTGGCGAGGAGTTCGTGGCGCTGCTGCCCAATACCAGCGAATCGGTAGCGCTGGAGGTGATCCGGCGCGTACTGGCGAACATCGTCGCCACGCCGATGGCCGAACTCGAGGGAGGGCCGCTGTTCGTCACCTTCTCCGCCGGCGTGGCCACGCAGGGGGGCTACGAACGCTTCGCCGACGTGCAGGACCTGCTGCGCGCCGCCGATGACGTGCTGTATCGATCCAAGAACCTGGGCCGCAACCGGGTGATCGCCCGCTCCCCCGGCGCGCTGGGCCACGACGAACTGTCCGCCACTGCCGGCCTCGAAGCGGGCTGA